In Arctopsyche grandis isolate Sample6627 chromosome 13, ASM5162203v2, whole genome shotgun sequence, one DNA window encodes the following:
- the LOC143920826 gene encoding hippocampus abundant transcript 1 protein gives MAVTGRPRKSALKETMSAAGGIGPPAVPHALVVIFLEFFAWGLLTMPIISVLNATFPDHTFLMNGLIMGIKGILSFLSAPLIGALSDVWGRKFFLLVTVFFTCAPIPLMTINTWWFFAMISISGVFAVTFSIVFAYVADVTSEAERSRAYGLVSATFAASMVISPALGAYLMDAHSETLVVAVATAVAVLDVFFILVAVPESLPEKVRPSSWGAPISWEQADPFSALRKVGKDRTILMLCVTVFLSYLPEAGQYSCIFVYLKLVMGFGVVQVAVFIATVGILSIAAQIVLGFLMRTLGAKHTIMIGLLFEMLQLMWYGFGSQTWMMWAAGVLASISSITYPAISAFVSINSHVDRQGVVQGMVTGMRGLCNGLGPAMFGVIFYFFHVDLNEDHLGNKIHRNYTEQEAKYLGIVPGPPFVFGALLVICALLVAAFIPEEGPRRPSLELHYEVERGRRVAGPLSPLMAADSAAL, from the coding sequence ATGGCAGTGACAGGAAGGCCGCGCAAATCGGCCCTCAAGGAGACCATGTCGGCAGCCGGGGGCATCGGCCCGCCCGCAGTGCCGCACGCCCTCGTCGTCATCTTCCTCGAGTTCTTCGCGTGGGGACTCCTCACCATGCCCATCATCAGCGTGCTCAACGCCACCTTCCCCGACCACACCTTCCTCATGAACGGCCTCATCATGGGCATCAAAGGTATCCTCTCCTTCTTGAGCGCCCCCCTCATCGGAGCCCTCTCCGACGTCTGGGGTCGCAAGTTCTTCCTACTCGTCACCGTCTTCTTCACCTGCGCGCCGATACCCCTGATGACCATCAACACCTGGTGGTTCTTCGCCATGATCAGCATCAGCGGGGTGTTCGCCGTCACCTTCAGCATCGTCTTCGCCTATGTGGCCGACGTCACCTCCGAGGCCGAGCGCTCCCGGGCATACGGCCTAGTCTCGGCCACGTTCGCCGCTAGCATGGTCATATCCCCGGCACTCGGAGCCTACTTGATGGACGCACACAGCGAGACCCTAGTCGTAGCCGTGGCCACGGCCGTAGCCGTCTTGGACGTGTTCTTCATCCTGGTAGCCGTCCCCGAAAGTCTCCCGGAGAAGGTGAGACCGAGCTCGTGGGGAGCGCCTATATCCTGGGAGCAGGCAGATCCGTTCTCGGCCTTGCGCAAGGTCGGCAAAGACCGCACCATCTTAATGCTGTGCGTCACCGTATTCCTCTCGTACCTCCCCGAGGCCGGCCAATACTCGTGCATATTCGTCTACCTCAAACTAGTCATGGGATTCGGCGTGGTGCAAGTCGCCGTCTTCATAGCCACCGTCGGAATCCTCAGCATAGCCGCCCAGATCGTTCTCGGCTTCCTGATGAGAACGCTCGGAGCCAAACACACCATCATGATCGGCTTGCTGTTCGAAATGCTGCAGCTGATGTGGTACGGATTCGGCAGCCAGACCTGGATGATGTGGGCCGCCGGAGTGCTGGCGTCGATCTCTTCGATCACGTACCCCGCGATAAGCGCGTTCGTGTCCATAAACAGTCACGTGGACCGTCAGGGAGTCGTGCAAGGAATGGTGACGGGCATGAGGGGCTTGTGCAACGGCCTCGGCCCGGCCATGTTCGGCGTCATATTCTATTTCTTCCACGTCGACCTGAACGAGGACCACCTGGGTAATAAGATACACAGGAACTACACGGAGCAGGAGGCTAAGTATCTCGGAATCGTGCCGGGGCCGCCGTTCGTCTTCGGAGCGCTGCTCGTCATCTGCGCTCTGCTGGTGGCGGCGTTCATCCCCGAGGAAGGGCCGCGCCGGCCCAGCTTGGAGCTCCACTACGAGGTGGAGAGAGGGAGGAGAGTGGCCGGGCCGCTGTCCCCGCTGATGGCCGCCGACTCGGCCGCACTCTAG
- the lute gene encoding BTB/POZ domain containing protein 3 lute isoform X2: MSGGLGGGGAGAGGAPGSANRHTLKPRRPHDSHALTHTAAWLLDNINSGGLSLSPPHGGVLQREAGTQIMQSCHSSPPSPTGSPAPPSSPPTPTPPSMIVPPATHDPNWQASRSTVRERNAAMFNNQLMADVKFLVGGPGQTQCIPAHKYVLATGSSVFYAMFYGGLAECKQEIEVPDVEPSAFLTLLKYLYCDDIKLEADTVLSTLYVAKKYIVPHLAKECVNYLETSLTVKNACLLLSQSRLFEEPDLMQRCWEVIDAQAEMALKSEGFVDIDISTLESVLARETLNCKEINLFEAALNWAQAECIRRDIEPTPTNKRVMLGNAIYLVRIPTMTLEEFANGAAQQGILTLQETIDIFLHFTASNKPTLAYPIKPRAGLKSLVCHRFQSCAYRSNQWRYRGRCDSIQFSVDKRIFIVGFGLYGSSNGAADYNVKIELKRLGRILAENKTKFFSDGSSNTFHVYFENPIQIEPETVYTASAILDGGELSYFGQEGLSEIYTGKVTFQFQCSSESTNGTGVQGGQIPELIYYGPTNNGNGED, from the exons ACAACATCAACTCTGGAGGTCTGTCCCTTTCGCCGCCACATGGCGGAGTGCTGCAGCGAGAGGCGGGAACGCAAATCATGCAATCCTGTCACAGCAGTCCGCCTTCACCGACGGGCTCACCAGCTCCTCCGAGCTCACCACCCACTCCGACTCCACCCTCCATGATCGTACCGCCGGCCACGCACGACCCCAACTGGCAAGCGAGCCGCTCTACCGTGCGAGAGCGGAACGCGGCCATGTTCAACAACCAGCTGATGGCCGATGTCAAGTTCCTCGTCGGCGGACCCG GTCAGACACAGTGTATACCGGCGCACAAGTATGTGCTGGCTACGGGGAGTTCGGTATTCTACGCCATGTTCTACGGTGGACTGGCTGAGTGCAAACAAGAAATTGAAGTACCTGATGTAGAGCCATCCGCATTTTTGACGCTACTTAA GTACCTATACTGCGATGATATTAAACTAGAGGCGGACACAGTGTTGTCGACATTGTACGTCGCGAAGAAGTACATTGTGCCTCACCTGGCCAAAGAGTGCGTCAACTATTTGGAGACGAGTCTCACGGTCAAGAACGCTTGCCTGCTGCTCAGTCAGTCGCGACTCTTCGAAGAGCCCGACTTAATGCAAAGATGTTGGGAAGTAATCGACGCTCAG GCCGAGATGGCTCTCAAATCAGAGGGTTTCGTAGACATTGACATATCAACCTTGGAGTCGGTGTTGGCTAGGGAGACGCTTAATTGTaaggaaattaatttattcgagGCGGCCTTGAATTGGGCTCAGGCCGAGTGCATAAGACGGGACATCGAACCGACCCCGACAAACAAGAGGGTGATGCTCGGCAACGCCATATACCTCGTCCGAATACCGACGATGACCTTGGAAGAGTTCGCAAACGGAGCAGCACAACAGGGCATACTAACACTTCAGGAAACCATCGACATATTCCTACACTTCACAGCCAGCAATAAACCGACGCTTGCATATCCGATAAAACCTCGAGCCGGACTCAAATCTTTG gTTTGTCACCGATTTCAATCATGCGCTTATAGAAGTAATCAATGGCGTTATAGAGGACGCTGCGACTCGATACAATTCTCCGTCGACAAGAGGATATTCATCGTCGGGTTCGGCCTGTACGGTTCTTCGAACGGAGCCGCCGACTACAACGTCAAAATCGAACTGAAGCGCCTCGGAAGGATCCTCGCCGAGAATAAGACCAAGTTCTTTTCAGATGGCTCCAGCAATACGTTCCACGTCTACTTCGAAAATCCTATTCAGATCGAACCGGAGACTGTATACACGGCTTCGGCGATATTGGACGGCGGAGAGTTGAGCTACTTCGGCCAGGAGGGGCTCAGTGAGATTTACACCGGCAAGGTGACGTTTCAGTTCCAGTGCTCGTCGGAGAGCACCAACGGCACGGGCGTGCAGGGAGGCCAGATTCCCGAGCTGATCTACTACGGGCCGACGAACAATGGCAACGGAGAGGACTGA
- the LOC143921322 gene encoding uncharacterized protein LOC143921322, whose amino-acid sequence MVREICEQTNRQLHRTSTKIIEPILAEELLAFIGIMLASGRNRTRKLSLNELWTNDSAFCQPFFTASMSRDRFITIFSQIRFDDKETRQERIHVSSDKLEPIRTIFNKFVEECKRNNSPSCNITVDERLATYRGNCPFRVYMKSKPGRYGIKIGVTTDNFFTSVALADNLLDKGLTLTGTLRKNKREIPKEFLPSKHRLLHSSLFGFTSTKTLVSEVSSHEEKKPEIIMFYNKTKGAEFLKRHNGQKYNTKCPAVKRLLREAAELGAGAEAAGSGGAVGAQPLADNLFEWHFTVRGPADTEFAGGLYHGRILLPSQYPMRPPHIILLTPNGRFEVNRKICLSISGHHPETWQPSWSIRTALLALQAFLPTPAEGTIGSLDYSPAERRSLARRSRLWRCDACGPPDSLLLPPTPTPPTPTPGTSPSPCCSSARPSASGAPSVAAASSAVACPERLPRPPSPSRLAASPPRDSLDSFRDCVVVCLIISIAIFVYRRFNLFSYLDLLHDY is encoded by the exons atggtgaGAGAAATATGTGAACAAACGAATCGTCAGTTACATCGTACATCCACGAAAATTATCGAGCCGATATTGGCAGAAGAATTGCTTGCATTCATTGGAATAATGCTTGCGTCTGGCAGAAATAGGACCCGAAAATTAAGCTTAAATGAATTGTGGACTAATGACAGCGCTTTTTGCCAACCATTTTTTACGGCATCTATGTCTCGGGATAGGTTCATCACAATATTCAGTCAAATTCGTTTTGACGACAAAGAAACCAGACAAGAAAGAATACACGTGTCGTCTGATAAATTAGAACCTATCaggacaatttttaataaatttgtagaAGAATGTAAACGTAATAATTCTCCAAGTTGCAACATTACTGTGGATGAACGTTTGGCTACCTATAGAGGCAATTGCCCATTCCGCGTGTATATGAAGTCGAAACCCGGTAgatatggaataaaaat AGGTGTAACAACGGACAACTTTTTTACTTCGGTGGCATTAGCTGATAACCTTTTAGATAAAGGGCTAACTCTAACTGGTACCCTACGTAAAAATAAACGGGAAATTCCTAAAGAATTTTTACCATCGAAACATAGACTTTTACACAGTAGCTTGTTTGGTTTTACATCAACCAAGACATTAGTTTC TGAAGTGAGTAGTCATGAAGAAAAGAAGCcggaaataataatgttttataataaaacaaaaggtgCA gaattcctaaagcgccacaatggtcaaaaatataacacaaaa TGCCCCGCCGTCAAGCGACTGTTGCGCGAGGCGGCCGAGCTGGGGGCAGGGGCGGAGGCGGCGGGGTCGGGGGGCGCGGTGGGGGCGCAGCCTCTGGCCGACAATTTGTTCGAGTGGCACTTCACGGTGCGCGGGCCGGCCGACACGGAGTTCGCGGGCGGCCTCTACCACGGCCGTATTCTTCTGCCGTCGCAGTACCCCATGCGGCCGCCGCACATCATCCTGCTGACGCCCAACGGCCGCTTCGAGGTGAACCGCAAGATCTGCCTGTCGATCTCCGGCCACCACCCCGAGACGTGGCAGCCCTCCTGGTCCATCCGCACGGCGCTGCTCGCGCTGCAGGCCTTCCTGCCCACCCCCGCCGAGGGCACCATCGGCTCGCTCGACTACTCGCCCGCCGAGAGGCGCTCCCTGGCCCGCCGCTCGCGACTCTGGCGCTGCGACGCCTGCGGACCCCCCGACTCTCTCCTGCTACCCCCCACACCCACCCCACCCACTCCCACCCCCGGCACCTCGCCCTCCCCCTGCTGCTCGTCCGCGCGCCCCTCCGCCAGCGGCGCCCCCTCGGTGGCGGCAGCGTCGTCGGCGGTCGCGTGTCCCGAGCGCCTCCCGCGCCCGCCCTCTCCGTCTCGGCTCGCTGCCTCTCCGCCCAGAGATTCATTAGACAGCTTCAGAGACTGTGTCGTCGTGTGTCTCATTATCTCCATAGCCATATTCGTGTATAGACGGTTCAATCTGTTCTCGTACTTGGACTTGCTCCACGACTACTAA